A segment of the Streptomyces sp. ITFR-21 genome:
AGCCCGATCCCCGCGCCGAGCCCGACCAGGGTGCCGGCGACCCGGTTGGCCGCCTTGATGAAGGTCTCGGACCGGGTGGCCGTACCGGTGAAGGCGATGAACGCGGCCAGCACCGCCCAGTAGTAGCGCGCCTGCGACAGCTCCCGCCCGGCCAGGATCGCCAGCGCGCCGGCCACCGCGACCTGGACGGCCTGGCGGGTGGTGAACGACAGTCCGCCGGCCGGGTTCCAGCGGCTGCGGGCCGGCACACCGCCGGCCACGACCGCCGCGGAGCCGGGCAGCAGGCCCAGCGCGAGCCGCACCGCCGGCTCGAAGTCCTCCTCGTCACGCTCCCCGTCCCCGTCGGCGGTGCCGGGATCGGCGTAGGTGCCGGCCCGCCGGGCCAGTACCGCGAACTCCCAGGCAGCGGTGGCCAGATGGTGCGCCAGGCAGTCGATGTCCCGGATCCCGCCGCCGTCCGGGGCCGAGGAGCCCGCGGCCGCGGCGGTCGGCGACGACGGGCCGCCGTCGGCCCAGGAGGCGAACTCCGCGTCCAGGTCCTGGTGGTCGGCCTCCCCCGCCAGGAGCGCCCGCGCCTCCCGCTCGGCCGCCGGGTAGTCGCTGCCGGCCAGGTACCCGGCGATCCGGGCCGCTTCCGCCATGTGCCGGGCGTCCGTCCCGGCCATGCCCTCGACCGCGGTGGCCATCGCGTCGATCGCCAGGTGCACGTCCAGCGCCCGCCGCCGTACAGCCGCCGCCGGCATGCCGGGCGGCAGCGCGCCGGGCGCCGCGGACCAGCCCTCTATCACCAAGGCCGTCTCGGCGAGCCGCAGTTGCCGCGAGTGCAGGGTGCGCCGCAGCCGTGCCTGACGCCGTACGTCGCACGGATCGGCCGCCAGCAGGTCGGCGCAGGCCCGCGCCACCGAGCGGGCCCGGGCGTTGAAGGCCCGCCGGACCCGGGCCAGGGTGCGCTGCGGGTTGGTCCGCAGCAGCGTCGTGGCGAGCAGCAGCACCCAGACCACCGCGAGGCACACCGCGCCCAGCAGTGCGGGGAGTTGGTTGATCCGGGCGTTGAGGAAGGCGGCGAAGAAGTAGCCCATCCAGATCATGAACCCGTAGAAGAAGAACGCGGGCCCGAACCGGCGGATGAAGACGGCGACGAACATCACGGCCACGAACACCGCGAGCATCCAGTCGGTGTGCCCGGCCACCGCGACGCCGACCAGCATGCCGGCGCCGATGGCGACCGGGAAGAAGAGGGCGGTCCGGATCTTCGGCCAGGCCGCCGAGCCGTCGGTGAGGGCCATCGAACCCATCATGGCCATGACCGTGCCGAGCATCATCGCGACCATGGTGCCCTGCGGGCCGCGGTCGGTGAGCCTGCCGTACCCGTATTCCAGGCCCAGGGTGGTGGCCATCGCCAGCCCGGCGGACGACGCGGTGCGGAAGCGCTGCAGTCCGGGGTCGGAACCCACCACCCGGTCCCAGGTCTCGGATATCCAGCCGGTCGCCGCCATCGCCATCCAGTGCCCTCCTCGGACGTCCGGCCGGGCAATCACCGGTATGATGCCGACATTAACATGCGTCTGCATGGGACGTACACGGAGTACTGGCGTTCGAAGCCACTCGGGTACCGTGCGCGACAGGCGCCCCACGGGTGACGACGGCAGGGAGCGGGCGTGGACGGCGACCACACGGCGCTTGAGGTGATCGAGCACCAGCAGGCGGTGCTGGTCCGCAACTTCGAACTGCTCCACCGGCGCAGCGACGTCCACGCCGATCTGGACCGCGCCGAGT
Coding sequences within it:
- a CDS encoding FUSC family protein gives rise to the protein MAMAATGWISETWDRVVGSDPGLQRFRTASSAGLAMATTLGLEYGYGRLTDRGPQGTMVAMMLGTVMAMMGSMALTDGSAAWPKIRTALFFPVAIGAGMLVGVAVAGHTDWMLAVFVAVMFVAVFIRRFGPAFFFYGFMIWMGYFFAAFLNARINQLPALLGAVCLAVVWVLLLATTLLRTNPQRTLARVRRAFNARARSVARACADLLAADPCDVRRQARLRRTLHSRQLRLAETALVIEGWSAAPGALPPGMPAAAVRRRALDVHLAIDAMATAVEGMAGTDARHMAEAARIAGYLAGSDYPAAEREARALLAGEADHQDLDAEFASWADGGPSSPTAAAAGSSAPDGGGIRDIDCLAHHLATAAWEFAVLARRAGTYADPGTADGDGERDEEDFEPAVRLALGLLPGSAAVVAGGVPARSRWNPAGGLSFTTRQAVQVAVAGALAILAGRELSQARYYWAVLAAFIAFTGTATRSETFIKAANRVAGTLVGLGAGIGLAHLTAGHTYWILAVVVLSMTCGFYLVTVSYAAMIFFVTIMVSQLYSELHVFSASLLMLRLEETAIGAAIGIVVALVVLPTSTRDTVNSARSSYYAALAELLRACAVRLERGAEESAGGGAAGSGGGEAGRADGGPVAGRAAGGADLGGGVPPGSAAAAGGAGSDLAGLIRVVDHRLQQLALVARPLTRPLVWGNDPRLVRHRLTLYAAATRQIRALALGPRRAPGLAGAPHLAAASRSLADAATALALSPAPQSRPAPEVDRALRAADAALLTRLPDPGTLLPPVTRPLLRLRQLLRELAVQTPTDRPAPSAPSRVVTSGGGPPAPAEPAADPARWRG